TGCAGCATGCCGGGACGCTGCGGTCCCTGGCCGGGAAACATAAACATCACTTTCATTAGCCTAAACCTCCATTTCGGCCCGCCAGGGATCGCTGACCAGCTGCGGCCCCCGGTTGGTTTTCAGCAGCGCCCTGCCGTCGCGCAGCCACTCGCTGAGGGCAAAAGCGCCGCAGGGCGTCTCCACCTGCGTATCCGCGCGGCACGGCAGGCGGCTCACCTGTCGCTGCCAGCTGGCAAACGCCTCCGGTGCCAGCGGCTGCGGGGCACGGATCAGCAGATCGAGATCGCTGCCGCTGTGCAGCACCGGCACCTCGGTCGCCAGCGCGTAGCCGCAGCTGCCGGTAATGCCCCACTGCCACGGCCAGCGCTGCTGCGCCAGCAGGATCGCCGCCTGCACCGGCGGCTGCGAGACGAAGATCGAACGCAGCAGCAGCCCGATGTCCGCCAGCGACTCCGGCGTGACGCGGCGCGTAATCGCCGCCGCGTCCAGCCAGGCGGCGGCGCGCCGCTCGCGTCCCATGCCGCGAATGCCGACGGCGATCAGTCCCGCCGGGTGGCTATCACGCCGCACGACCAGCGGCAGCACGGGCCGCCACTGCTGCGCCACCCAGTCGGGCAGATTGCCCTGCAGCGCCTGGGGATCGTTCAGCCAGATTAAGTCATGGGGACGCGGCGACATGTTACATTCCTGCGGTTAAAGAGATAAATAACGGTAAGGTGACGATACATAGCACCGAGCTTATCAGCAAGGTCGCTTCCGCATCGGGCGACTGCACGCCGAAACGGTTGCCGAACACCACGCCGAAGAAGCCAGCGGAGAGCGCCACCATCAGAATCGCGGTGATCGCCAGCGAACCGTGCAGCCCTAACGCCAGCACCAGCCCCCAGGCAATCAGCGGCTGGATCAGCAGCTTGGTGACGCTGGAGAGCGCGACCGCGCCGTTCAGCTTCAGCTGACGCGCCGACAGGATCAGGCCGGTAAGGAACAGGGCGGCGGCGGTAGCGGCCAGGCCCAGCGGTTTAATCGCCGTCAGCACCAGATCGGGCATAGAGATACCCAGCGCGGACAGTACCACCCCCAGCAGCGGCCCCCAGACGATCGGTTTTTTCACCGAGCGCCACATCAGCACCGGCAGCATGGTCAGGGACGATCCCTGTACGGCGCCCGTTTCGCGCGCTTTTTCACGTTCGAGGATCAGCAGGCAGAACGGGGTCATCAGCACCGAGCCGCAGGCGATAGAGACCGCCACCGAGAGCGAAGTGCCGCCGTTTTCGCCCAGCACGCTGCCGAGGATCGGCAGGCCGAGCGCGGCGTAGTTCGGCAGCGCCACCGTCAGGGTCAGCACTGCGGCGTCCTGCGGCGACTTATGAAACACTTTGATGCAGAGAAAATAGATGGCCGCGTAGGCGATCCACATCGCCAGCGTCAGCACCACCACCAGCGGCATCTGTTCGACAATGCCGCTCCAGGGCGTCTGAACGGTGGCGCTGAACAGCACGGCCGGCAGGGCAAAATCCATGACGAAGATATTGAGTAAAGCGACGTTCTTGTTATCCACCATTTTCGCCTTGCCGGCCATAAAGCCCAGCAGCATGATGACGAAAATCGGGGCGAGCGCGTGAAGAATAATGTAAGTCATAGGTCACCTGTAAATATGAGTTAAATGTTGGCACAGGTGCGATGGTTTATTTTTTTACAGGCTGTTTTTATGGATGGGCAACGGGTGCCCATCACGATCCACCTGGCAGGTTTGTCTTAACAGGGATTACCAGAGTGCGCGCATGCGTTCGCGCACTAATGACGAGCTGCGGCGGTTCTCGCCGCGCAGGCGATGTTGCAGGCTGGGGTCGCCGTTGCGGGCATCTTCGATGGCGCGGATCAGCGCCTCCGTCACCTGCTGTTTCGCCTGATCGTCAGGCGCGTCAGGCCTGGCGATATTTAGCAGCTCATCCAGCAAGCCCAGCGTCTGGTAGTTTTTCACGTCATACGCCATCGGCGGCACCGTTGAGGCGAGCGCCATCAGAGCGTCGACGCTGCGCAGCGTAATGCGCGCCGCAGAGGCCTGGCCCATGGCGTGGATCACGACGCCGGGATCGTTAAAGGCGATCAGCCGGTTAGCCTGATAACCGTGCGCCAGAAACGCGCCGGACATCGCCTTGCCGACAATCAGCCCGACAATCGGGTGGCCGGCGAGACGCGCCTGCGCCCAGGCGGCGGCCGACGCAGCCAGCGCCTGATGGATGCCGAACGCTTCTTCGCGGCGGCCGTAGGCCTGGCTCGGCACATCGATCACCGCGACGATCGGACGTTTGCGTTCCGCCTGCGCGTCGGCGGCGATGGTTTCCTGCAGCACCTTCGCCAGCGTCCAGCCCTCCAGCAGGCCGACTTCGCCGTTGGCGGCGCGCGGGAAGTGGTTGTTTTCATCGGGTACCACGGCGATATAACGCACGTTTTCCCCATTCAGATCGGCGTCAGCCACCTGAACCGACGGGCACAGCCCCGCCAGGCGAGGCGCATTCTGGCTCAGCAGCGCCAGCCACGTTTCGCCACGACTGATTGAACTCATAGCGAATCCTCCGCAAAAAATTGTTGGATCTGTTCACTGTCGACCTGCCGGCTGGTATCCACCGCCTGCAGGCGCGCCAGCATGCGTGCGTAGTCGTCGGTACGATGCTGCGCGGGTACGCCGCGCGCCAGCGCCTCGTTGACCGCCTGTTTCACCGCGTGAACGCCGTCATCCACCAGCACGTCCGCCAGGCCGCTGCGATAGCGCACTTCGCCGCCGGTGATGCTCCAGATAAAGGGCCGGTTGCGCGAGTCATACTCTTCAATGCCCGCCTCCTGCTCAATAACCTGCGGGCCGTTCAGGCCCAGACGCGCTTCACGGGTAACGATCAGCGAGCTGCAAAGCCCGGCGGCGATCGACATGCCGCCGAAGCAGCCAACGGTACCGGCGATCACGCCGACCACCGGGGTGTAGCGCCGCAGGTCGACGATCGCGGCGTGGATATCGGCGATCGCCGCCAGCCCAAGGTTCGCTTCCTGTAAGCGCACGCCGCCGGTCTCGAGGCACAGCACCGCCTGGGTCGGCACGCCGCGACGGTGATCTTCCGCCGCCAGCTCCAGCGCGGCCGCCATTTTGGCGCCGGACACTTCGCCCATGCTGCCGCCCTGGAAGGTGCCTTCGATGGCGATAACCACCGTGGGCTTGCCGTCGATCGTGCCTTTCGCCACTACCATGCCGTCATCGGCCTGCGGCACGATGCCCTGCATCGGCAGCCACGGCGACATAACGCCGTCGAACGGGTCGAGCAGTTCGCGATAAGATCCTTCATCCAGCAGCAGACGCGCGCGTTCACGCGCCCGCAGCTCAATAAAACTGCTGTCGTTACGCATCGCTTGCCCCCTCAAAGACTTGTTCAATACGGATCCGCGCAACGCCGGGCGTAGCGCCGAAATCGTGAATGGTCAGCTTGCCGGACGGCAGCCCGTTCAGCGTGCTGAGACGGTCAAACAGCGCGCGCCAGCGCGCTTCGAAATTCACTACCGAGGTGGTGATATCGACCTCAAGACGTTCGCCCTGATCGGCGACAAACAGGGCTTCCATATCGCCGGAGCCCACAACGCCAGCCAGCGCCTGCCCATGCAGGTTACGCGTGGCGGGGTAAGAAAGTGTGATTTGTTCCATAACATCCTCAATCTGTAGGTAAGCAAATACCATCGAGAAACAGCGTGGCCGCCAGCAGATCCGCCGCGCCGCCCGGCGAGGCGTTTCTCCGCAGCATGTCGGCGTCAAGACGCGCCAGCGCCTGCTCCCCTTCCGGCGTGCCGCAGCCGCCCGCGCTCAGCACCTCGTGCGCCCCCTGACGCATCGCCTCCAGGCCAGCCAGCCCGGCGCGCGACAGCACGCAGGTGTCGCTCAGCGAGGTCATGATCGCCATCAGCGCATCAAGCCGCGCCTGCGTTTCCGGGGCGCCCGCTGCACGGCTGCGCCGCAGCTGCGGCAGCGCCAGACGGCGGATATGCGGAAATGCCTGCTGCGCCTCTTCGCGCGCTCCCGGCACGCGGTAGCGCTGCGTGGCGCGCAGCCCTTTGCTGAAGAGGCGCGGCGCGCGATCGTCCGGCAGCTGGGCCAGCGCGGCGGCGGTCTGACAGATCGCCTGCGCCGTGCTGTCGACATCGAGCATGGCGGCGGCGCTGACCAGCAGCCCCAGCGCCCAGATCGCGCCGCGATGGGTGTTGACGCCTTGGGTGGCCGCCATCATGCGCGCTTCGCCTTCGCGCCCCAGCTGCCCCACCTGCTGGCGCAGGGCGATATCCGCCGGGCGCCGCCAGCTGTTTAACGCCAGCGCGTAGAAGGTTGGCTGCAGGCTGCGCGCGGAGCGTTCCATCAGCGCCAGCGTCAGGTCGTGATGCGCCCCGCTGCCGCGGCTGTCTACCAGGCCCGGCTTCGGCGTCAGGCGCGCTTCATCGATCAGCGCGCCGCTGGCCCGCTCCGCCAGGCGCAGGGCCAGCGTTTCAGCGCGATCGGTTGAGCGTTGCGGTTGCATCGCCATTACCAGCTCCGGAATTTAGCCGGCGGGTTGTAGAGACCGCCGGACCATTCCACCAGGTCGGCGACGCTGCCGGCGGCCAGCAGCGAACGGCTGGCTTCACTGCGGCGAATGCCTAAATCTTCCGGCCAGGCGATTTTGCCTTCGCGACGCAGCTGCTCTACGCGCTTCGCGTCAACGCCAAGGCCAATATCGGTAATGCCGGCTACCGCCGCTACCATCGCCCGGCGCTCTTCCATCGACTGTGCGCGATAGAGATAAGCGATGCCCTCTTCGGTCAGCACGTGGGTAACGTCATCGCCGTAGATCATCACCGGCGCCAGCGGCATGCCGGAGGCTTTACCCACCTCAATGGCATCGAGTTTTTCCACGAAGGTCGGCTTGCCGCCCGCCTGGAAGGTTTCCACCATCTGCACCACCAGCTTGCGGCCGCGCACCAGCGGATCGGGCTGGTCGATCATCGCCAGCCACGCCGGGGTGGCGTGACGGCGGCCGTGTGGATCGTGACCCATGTTCGGCGCGCCGCCGAAACCGGAGAGACGGCCGCGGGTGACGGTAGAGGAGTTGGCGTAGCCGTCGACCTGCAGCGTCGAGCCGATAAACATATCGACCGCATACTGGCCGGCGAGCTGGCAGAAGGCGCGGTTAGAACGCATCGAGCCGTCGGAGCCGGTAAAGAAGATGTCCGGGCGCGCGGCGATGTAGTTTTCCATCCCCAGTTCGCTGCCGAAGCTGTGGATACTCTCCACCCAGCCGCTTTCGATCGCGGGGATCAGCGTCGGATGGGGGTTCAGCGTCCAGTGACGGCAGATTTTGCCCTTCAGGCCGAGCTTCTCGCCGTAGGTCGGCAGCAGCAGCTCAATGGCGGCGGTGTTAAAGCCGATGCCGTGGTTCAGGGACTGTACCTGGTGTTCGGCGTAGATACCTTTGATGGCCATCATCGCCATCAGGATATGTTCCTGTTTGATCAGGCGTGGATCGCGGGTAAACAGCGGTTCGATAAAGAACGGCTGGTCGGCGACCACCACGTAATCGATCCAGGAGCCGGGGATATCGACGCGCGGCAGATCGTTTACGTCATCCACCAGCTCGTTCACCTGGGCTATCACGATGCCGTTGCGGAACGCCGCGGCTTCCACCAGCGCCGGGGTATCTTCGGTGCTGGGACCGGTGTAGAGGTTACCCTGGCGGTCCGCTTTAAAGCCGGCGACCAGCGCCACGTTCGGCACCAGGTCGACATAGAGCCGGGCATAGAGTTCGATGTAGGTATGGATGGCGCCGATTTCCAGCTGGCCATCTTCCAGCAGCTGGGAAATGCGCAGGCTTTGCGTGCCGGAGAACGAAAAATCAAGTTTGCGGGCGATGCCCTTTTCGAAAATATCCAGATGTTCGCTGCGGCTGACGCTCGGCATAATCATATGCAGATCGTGTACCTTCTGCGGGTTGACCTCTGCCAGCATGCGCGACAGAAAATCGGCCTGTTTCTGGTTATTCCCCTCCAGCACTACGCGGTCGCCGGGGGCAATCAGTTTTTCCAGTACATTGGGTAAATCGTGGGTGGGCAGAACTTTGCCTGGAATAGCGAGTGATGCAATGCGTCGCTGTTTTTCAGTGCGACGGGTATCCCAGACGCGGCCTGATGATGATTCAGGCAACATGGCTAACCTCCTGGCTCATTTATGATTTATCTCAAATCGATGAGAAGAGTTTCTGCCTGTTGGCGGTGCGCATCAATTAAGCTGGCTGCAAAATTGTTAGCCTGAGAGTAATGGAAATTTACCGCTGATGAGGTAGAGGTTATCTCCCGCGCCGCGCCGCCGCGCGCGCCGTTACGCTAAACCTCATCCCGGTCACAAAAGCGTGGTGAAGTGATTTAATCAGCCGAAGATAAAAAATGATCTGAGCCGGATTTCTCCTTTTTATTGCCAGACGCCGCGCACGCGCATTAATGGGAACCCGTCCGTTTTGCCGGTTTTAAACGCTGCCCTGGCGTCAGGTTAACAGAATAAAAAGCGTGATTACGGCGGCAGCGGAAAATAGGCTGTCAATTTTCCATGAAAAATAAATATAACGATTGACCTTTTTCCCGTGTCGTTTAATTAGAGACAATTCTCACATTGGTCGTTGGGGGGCTGGCTATAATGCCCTGCGTTTTACCCCCTTATTGATTACGGCGCGATGACAGTCCGTCACGATTATTATTCTATTCAGGATCTATTATGATTAGCAGCGTATTTATTGTCGACGATCATCCTTTTGTCTGCTCGGGCATTAAGGCCTATTTACGCGCCAACGGCTATGTTATCGCCGGCGTCGCGGCGGATGGCGCCTCGGTCATCGCCGATGTCGGCCTGCATCGCCCCGACGTGGTGATTATGGATTTGAACATTCCCGGCCGCGACGGCATGCAAGTGATCGAGAGCCTTAAACGCATCAATATTCAGCAAAAAATCATTGTGCTAACCGCCTCAGACAGCGATTTTCATATGCATCGCTGTATGCTGCTGGGCGTTGAAGGCTATCTCTGCAAAAGCCATGATACCGCGCAGCTGCTACAGGCGATCCGCAGTATCGATAAAGGCTTTAAATTCTATCCTAACAGCCACAGCGACGACGTTCCCACCATTCACCCGGAAAGCGAAAAGCTGATGTCGCTTTCCCGCCGCGAGCTAATGGTATTAAGAAAACTGGCGGAGGGGTATTCAAATAAAGATATCGCCCTGCAGCTGGCATTAAGTAATAAAACCATCAGCACCTGTAAAATTAAAATATTGCGCAAGCTGGGAATTAAAAGCGTGGTGGATATTAACGAAATCGCTAAAAGAAATTATCTGGTTTAAGTTTTCCCGCGCCGCGCCCATGACGTTAAGCGCCAGTAAAAAACAGACGCCACGCCTTTATCCGGTGAGCGACAGCGGGCCGTTTATTTAACTGCCCCGCCCGTCGTTTAATGCTGATGAGAAAGCTGCTGCGCCACGGGATGCCAGAAATCGGTTACCGCACCTTCGCCGCCCGTGATGGGATCAAACTGCGGCAGCGGCACACGTTTAATGTTCGCCAGCGCCTGCTCCATTTTGTCTTTATCATCGCGTAGCGTATCGGGCGTCATGCCTGCCGGATAGGCGCCGACGGTAAAGAAATCCTCGCTGGCCGCCACCTGCTGATGTCCGACGCCCGCCGGGATCAATACCGCATCGCCGACGCGCAGCGTCACCATGCGTCCGCTTTCGCCGCCAAACAGCACTTCCGCCCAGCCGGCGCCGACGCCCAGCAGTTCATGGGTGTTGGAGTGATAGTGCGTGTAAGGGAAAATCGGCGCACGCCAGCGGGCCGGCCACTGGTTGTCGTTAAAACGCTGTTCAAACCAGGCGGCGATATCTTCAACGTCGTTCGGCACCACGCGCGGATAGATGATCAGCGGCAGCGGATTATTGGGCACGCCGTTAGAGGGCATGGCCAGCATCAGGTGCTGCGGGTTGCTGGAGGTTCCTGCAAACAGGGTGCCTGCCGCGAAGGACATCATAGCCATCAGAGGGCACGATGAGGAAAACATAACACGTCTCCTGTAAGTCGCAATGTTAATTGATTTTGGCAAAAGTAAATAACTTTGCAACAGAAAGCATCTCTGCTGGCTCACATAAATGATTAATTTATAAGACTTAACTCAAATTTTTTCGCCCGGCGGGCAGACGCGCTAAAA
This DNA window, taken from Mixta gaviniae, encodes the following:
- a CDS encoding malonate decarboxylase holo-ACP synthase, with the translated sequence MSPRPHDLIWLNDPQALQGNLPDWVAQQWRPVLPLVVRRDSHPAGLIAVGIRGMGRERRAAAWLDAAAITRRVTPESLADIGLLLRSIFVSQPPVQAAILLAQQRWPWQWGITGSCGYALATEVPVLHSGSDLDLLIRAPQPLAPEAFASWQRQVSRLPCRADTQVETPCGAFALSEWLRDGRALLKTNRGPQLVSDPWRAEMEV
- a CDS encoding AEC family transporter, with amino-acid sequence MTYIILHALAPIFVIMLLGFMAGKAKMVDNKNVALLNIFVMDFALPAVLFSATVQTPWSGIVEQMPLVVVLTLAMWIAYAAIYFLCIKVFHKSPQDAAVLTLTVALPNYAALGLPILGSVLGENGGTSLSVAVSIACGSVLMTPFCLLILEREKARETGAVQGSSLTMLPVLMWRSVKKPIVWGPLLGVVLSALGISMPDLVLTAIKPLGLAATAAALFLTGLILSARQLKLNGAVALSSVTKLLIQPLIAWGLVLALGLHGSLAITAILMVALSAGFFGVVFGNRFGVQSPDAEATLLISSVLCIVTLPLFISLTAGM
- the mdcE gene encoding biotin-independent malonate decarboxylase subunit gamma, yielding MSSISRGETWLALLSQNAPRLAGLCPSVQVADADLNGENVRYIAVVPDENNHFPRAANGEVGLLEGWTLAKVLQETIAADAQAERKRPIVAVIDVPSQAYGRREEAFGIHQALAASAAAWAQARLAGHPIVGLIVGKAMSGAFLAHGYQANRLIAFNDPGVVIHAMGQASAARITLRSVDALMALASTVPPMAYDVKNYQTLGLLDELLNIARPDAPDDQAKQQVTEALIRAIEDARNGDPSLQHRLRGENRRSSSLVRERMRALW
- a CDS encoding biotin-independent malonate decarboxylase subunit beta, which encodes MRNDSSFIELRARERARLLLDEGSYRELLDPFDGVMSPWLPMQGIVPQADDGMVVAKGTIDGKPTVVIAIEGTFQGGSMGEVSGAKMAAALELAAEDHRRGVPTQAVLCLETGGVRLQEANLGLAAIADIHAAIVDLRRYTPVVGVIAGTVGCFGGMSIAAGLCSSLIVTREARLGLNGPQVIEQEAGIEEYDSRNRPFIWSITGGEVRYRSGLADVLVDDGVHAVKQAVNEALARGVPAQHRTDDYARMLARLQAVDTSRQVDSEQIQQFFAEDSL
- the mdcC gene encoding malonate decarboxylase acyl carrier protein, whose product is MEQITLSYPATRNLHGQALAGVVGSGDMEALFVADQGERLEVDITTSVVNFEARWRALFDRLSTLNGLPSGKLTIHDFGATPGVARIRIEQVFEGASDA
- a CDS encoding triphosphoribosyl-dephospho-CoA synthase, whose translation is MQPQRSTDRAETLALRLAERASGALIDEARLTPKPGLVDSRGSGAHHDLTLALMERSARSLQPTFYALALNSWRRPADIALRQQVGQLGREGEARMMAATQGVNTHRGAIWALGLLVSAAAMLDVDSTAQAICQTAAALAQLPDDRAPRLFSKGLRATQRYRVPGAREEAQQAFPHIRRLALPQLRRSRAAGAPETQARLDALMAIMTSLSDTCVLSRAGLAGLEAMRQGAHEVLSAGGCGTPEGEQALARLDADMLRRNASPGGAADLLAATLFLDGICLPTD
- the mdcA gene encoding malonate decarboxylase subunit alpha; its protein translation is MLPESSSGRVWDTRRTEKQRRIASLAIPGKVLPTHDLPNVLEKLIAPGDRVVLEGNNQKQADFLSRMLAEVNPQKVHDLHMIMPSVSRSEHLDIFEKGIARKLDFSFSGTQSLRISQLLEDGQLEIGAIHTYIELYARLYVDLVPNVALVAGFKADRQGNLYTGPSTEDTPALVEAAAFRNGIVIAQVNELVDDVNDLPRVDIPGSWIDYVVVADQPFFIEPLFTRDPRLIKQEHILMAMMAIKGIYAEHQVQSLNHGIGFNTAAIELLLPTYGEKLGLKGKICRHWTLNPHPTLIPAIESGWVESIHSFGSELGMENYIAARPDIFFTGSDGSMRSNRAFCQLAGQYAVDMFIGSTLQVDGYANSSTVTRGRLSGFGGAPNMGHDPHGRRHATPAWLAMIDQPDPLVRGRKLVVQMVETFQAGGKPTFVEKLDAIEVGKASGMPLAPVMIYGDDVTHVLTEEGIAYLYRAQSMEERRAMVAAVAGITDIGLGVDAKRVEQLRREGKIAWPEDLGIRRSEASRSLLAAGSVADLVEWSGGLYNPPAKFRSW
- a CDS encoding response regulator transcription factor, with product MISSVFIVDDHPFVCSGIKAYLRANGYVIAGVAADGASVIADVGLHRPDVVIMDLNIPGRDGMQVIESLKRINIQQKIIVLTASDSDFHMHRCMLLGVEGYLCKSHDTAQLLQAIRSIDKGFKFYPNSHSDDVPTIHPESEKLMSLSRRELMVLRKLAEGYSNKDIALQLALSNKTISTCKIKILRKLGIKSVVDINEIAKRNYLV